Proteins co-encoded in one Capsicum annuum cultivar UCD-10X-F1 chromosome 9, UCD10Xv1.1, whole genome shotgun sequence genomic window:
- the LOC124887193 gene encoding uncharacterized mitochondrial protein AtMg00810-like: MGELNYFLGLQIKQTTSRTMIHQQKYVNKLLKRFSMEEAKEISTLIATATKLDLDEIGPDVEQKMYKGMIGSLLYLIPRRPNIVFNVGLFARFQANPKESHLKSIKKIFRYLKGTSDLGLWYPKGSNFNLVGYSDADYAGYMVDKKSITSMAHFL, translated from the coding sequence atggggGAGCTAAATTACTTCTTGGGAttgcaaatcaaacaaacaacatCTAGAACAATGATCCATCAACAGAAGTATGTAAACAAACTCCTCAAAAGGTTCTCCATGGAAGAGGCAAAAGAGATCAGCACTCTAATAGCCACTGCTACAAAGCTTGATTTGGATGAAATAGGTCCTGATGTGGAGCAAAAGATGTACAAAGGGATGATAGGCTCATTGCTATATCTTATACCAAGAAGGCCTAATATTGTGTTCAACGTAGGATTATTTGCTAGATTTCAAGCAAATCCTAAAGAGTCTCatctaaaatctataaaaaagatCTTTAGATATCTTAAGGGAACCAGTGATCTTGGGCTATGGTATCCAAAAGGTAGTAACTTTAACTTGGTAGGATACTCTGATGCTGATTATGCAGGATATATGGTAGACAAAAAAAGCATCACAAGTATGGCACACTTCCTTtga